ACGACACAAACAAATGCGCTAATGCTTTTCTGCTCCGTCCGACCAGGACGGGCCGCGCGGTCTCGACGTACCGTGCGTCGTTCGGAGGAGGCTCGGTccggaggaggcggcggtgcggggggggggagaagcggCGACGTCGTCGGGCTCTTTCCGTGTGTTTATATCTCCCTCTTCCCTCTTTTAGCGTCTCCCTCCGTCGTGTTATTGTCGTCGCACGCTCACACCCCGTCCTTGCCACGGGTCCATGTTGGCATTCCTCCTTTCCGAGTGTCACGTGACGGCATTGCTGCACAACTCGGAGGCACGGGTCCGTTTCCCCGGCTCCGATTGGCCGCGCGCGGCGGAGGCTCGCCCTAAAAggagcgctctgattggttgccGCTCGATCAATTCTGTCTCCATGTGTCGACGGAGGGGATCGCGTTACAACCACTGGACGCGGTACAGCGCGGCCCTTTCGGCGGCTACGCGAAATAATGTAAACACCACGTAATGCAACAGCGTTAGCTTTTATATTGATGCCGAAGGAAGTACACTTGAATATACTACGCCATGTAATTATTTGAGGAGGCTTTGTTCGCCTTCAATTCACGCTTTTCTGAATGTAAATAAGCCAttagaaattgtgtttttgtggctGTGTGACACACTGGTCTTTAAACTTCTCCCACCGAGAGTGTACAGTGTGGTTTTCATGCTTATTTGATTTTGTTCTGCTGGTCAAGTAAATAAACTACATCAAAATGCTTTCCAGTCAAATTTTACTCCGACAGACTTTGATTTCTGTTACTCCAAAGGCAaactctgaggcaaatttgtattttttggtctatacaaaataaaattaattgaataataTACTCAATAGAAAGCTAGGATACAACGAGTCCAACACATCCATAACtacaaattgcattcactttaCCTGAAAATGTCTGAAGATATTATCTCCGTTTGTTAGACAGCTTGTTGTCTCGATCTTTACATGCATCATCAATGTGGGGCGTTGCAGGATTAAGCTGGTACACGTGGCCTTGGGGCAAAAGTCTGCTGCGATCAGTCCATTTAAGTCGATGCTGCAGCTATTTTCTGCTTCTAACCGAGGTCTTTGCAGTAATTCAGTCAGTttgaattcatttgttttaaatgaacatgCATCTTGCAAAGGGTTCTTTGTTGTTtcataaaatacaatttattaacCCTTATGTTATGTTTAGGGTCAATTTGACCCATTTCAATTTTTGTGTTGACCAAAGTGCAGGTTATCCTTACTTTTTTTCCACGAAATTTTCTGACTTTTCCTCATCTAGGGTCATGAACTGCTGTGTAAAATCTGGACACTTTGATGTGTCGTGGAGTGTCTGCACACAGTTTGTATACAAAGATGATgttgcgggtcattttgacccagACACAAAGTGGCTGTTCAAATCCCAAATAAACATGTCTCTTTGATGTACTTTATTATGATTGCCTCTGAATAGCCAATCAGAACCAGGTGTTTATGGAAGAGAGACTTTCTCTCCCCTGTCCTTCTCACTGTTTCAATGCCCTTTCTCTGAGAAATACACCAAAAATGAGCTCCAGACGATTTTCAGCTGAAGAAGTATTATCACAGCTTATGAACTGGGATAGTGATGTAGAGGAAGATGTTTCAGAGACAGAGGATCCTTCAGAGCCAGAGGACAATGCTATTGATGATCCAGATTATCAATTTCCCCACGATGAGGAGGATTCAGAGGACGAGTCTGCCGGTTTCCCTTCATcagatgaaaaacaagaaacGTCATCCACAGAGGGGACATGGACATCTAAAGATGGTAACGTAAAATGGTCAACATCACCACACCAAAGCCGAGGCAGATTGTCATCATCAAATGTCATCAAAATGACTCCTGGTCCGACAAGATTTGCTGTCACAAGAGTTGATGATATTCAATCAGCATTTCAGCTCTTCATATCCCCACCCATAGAGAAGATAATCCTCATCATGACCAACTTGGAGGGGAGGCGTGTCTTTCAAGAAAAATGGAAGCCACTAGATCCAACTGACTTGCATGCTTACATTGGAATTCTGGTGTTAGCTGGAGTATACAGGTCAAAGGGTGAAGCAACTGCAAGTTTATGGGATGAAGAGAATGGAAGGCCAATCTTCCGAGCAACAATGTCTTTGGAGACATTTCACATGATCTCTCGTGTGATCCGATTTGACAACCGTGACACCAGAGCTGGTCGACGCGAGAGAGACAAACTTGCAGCGATCAGAGATGTCTGGGATAAATGGGTCGAAATCCTGCCTTTACTGTATAATCCTGGCCCCCATGTTACTGTCGATGAGCGCCTTGTTCCATTCAGAGGACGCTGTCCTTTCCGACAGTATATGCCAAGCAAGCCTGCGAAATATGGCATCAAAATATGGGCAGCCTGTGATGCAAAATCCAGTTATGCGTGGAACCTGCAGGTATATACTGGAAAGCCACCTGGAGGAGCACCTGAGAAGAATCAGGGAATGCGTGTGGTATTGGAGATGACTGAAGGGCTGCAAGGTCACAACATCACATGTGACAACTTCTTTACATCCTACCGTCTTGGAGATGAACTTCAGGAGAGAAAGCTGACTATGTTGGGAACAgtcagaaaaaataaaccagaacttCCCAGTGAGATTTTGAAGATGCAAGGAAGACCTCTGCATTCCTCAAAATTTGCTTTCACGgagaaaacaacacttgtttctTACTGCCCAAAGAGAAACAAGAATGTTCTTGTTGAGCACAATGCACAAAGATGCTTCTCTGAGCACAAGAGAGGACATGAAGCCACAAATGATCCTGGATTACAACGCCACCAAAGGAGGAGTTGACAATCTTGACAAAGTCACAGCCACATATAGCTGCCAGCGCAAGACTGCCCGTTGGCCCTTGGTGGTTTTCTACAACATTGTGGATGTGTCTGCTTACAATTCCTATGTGCTGTGGATTGAGATCAACCAGCAGTGGAATGCCAGCAAACTGTACCGACGTCGACTTTTCCTGGAAGAACTAGGCAAAGCACTTGTCACTCCCAAGATCCAGAACCGGGCCAGGCCAGCTCGAaccccagcagctgcagctgtcatCACAAAGGTCCAGGGCAGGGCATCTGACCAACCCACAATGGATCCTTCGGATACAGGTGCAAAGAAACGCAAAAGATGCCAAGTCTGTCCCTCCCGAGATGACAGTAAAACAAGTACCTGTTGTGTGAGGTGCAAGAAGTACATCTGCAGAAAGCACACCGTCACATTCTGTCCATCATGTGGGGAACACTGAaaatgttgaacattgaaaacccCAGGAGAATGGGGCAAGTTAAATGAAAGTGTTAAATTAAGTGTTTGTGACgaagaaaaacatgatatcaGGAGTTCTTTAATATAGTGTTTGAATTGTacatctcttcttctcatctcttcttaatgtttgtttaatctaaaacaaagttattattggtttaacttcatttttgactgttttgtgtgcttttagACAAtacgggtcaaaatgacccgcaacataataaacgtatttttttctcaacataATACAAGGGTTAAAAAGCTGCAAACATAGAAACTCCAGGAAGAAATCTGTCTAGACTTATTCCTCAGGCCTGAGTTCTAGGTTCTAGTTGCTTATCTCACATTTGAGATAAATCTTGGTTTCATAGTGAGAAACTGGTTTGGAGTAAAGCTGCAGAACGCCCTGCTGTTTGCCAACAATAAGACAGTGTCACGGTAGTTCATGTTGGGACAGCTGACGTCTGACAGTGTATAGTGAGTCATCTACTATTAAAGAGACATGTTTTGTGTGTACAAAAATCACCACATGGCTCTCTATTGCTGGAGCATAGAGTGGATGTAGGAAATACACAAACTAATTAAGAACTAAGTGAACATTGAAACCATTGCAAAAATCTTCACATTAAATTTTGGGGACATTTTTCAAAGTACAAAGGTGCATAAAGAAATGTCCTCGTGTCGCCGTCACCGTGCCGCTGATCCGTTGCACAAAGGGGCCCTCTGCTGGTTCACTAAAGCCACACAAGGGCCCTCAGCAGCTCCTTGGCCACGTCGAATACAGGATCTCGATTATGCAGAAGGTCCCCTATGTGGCGCCGCACGTTTCCTATTCAGGAGGAAGCCAGGTGAGGTAATATTGATACGAAGGACTCTCACCCAGGAGACCAATGTTTGTGTCCAGTGTGAAATTAATTAAACATACTTAATTTAACTCGCGTGGACTCAGCAGGACTACGGTTTGTATTGCCTCGAAATGTACTTACAACCCACACTTTGACGAGTTGTGAAGAGTGAGATATTGTTGCCACAGAAAGACAAGCTTATAAGTCGAGTTGACACAACAGTGCCAGAGGTGCACATTAGTAGGTGAGGGTGTAGAATTGGCATACTTGTATCAGGTAATGAGTGTCTTTCAGGTATTGCATGCTGGCTCTAACTGATCCTCCATAGAAAGAGAGCGAGCCCTGGGTGAGGGGACTATGTGCATAATGCATGCACTGCAGAAGGAGTGTCAAGTCTCCAGCAGGGTTTCTTAGCAACAGGACACAGCAGGATGTTGCTCCTTCCAGTGAATATATGAACAAAAAGCAACTCACTTTATACATGAAAGTAGCTGGATTTACCCACAATAAAGAGTTGCGATGTGATTGCGATGAAATTGACGCGTTCAACCGCGATGCATTACTTTCCCTTGAGAACACATTTCTGGATCTTTGCAATGACATTGAAGCACAATTTGTAAAagggattatatatatatatatatatatatacatatatataaataaatcaaatacctGGAGAGATCCTTGGGACGAGAAGAACAAGGCAGAAACCAGAACTAGTTAACCAGAAGTTATGTGCCAACTCGATGACATCGCTTGGAGAAGTTAGTCCCCAAGCTTCCGCCACAGGCAGTATATAatctatacatatattatatacacacacacacataatgtgaCTTTAGCTTTCCTATTTACACCTACCTGTACGGTTCTATTTGTGTCTCTTGTCTGAAGGTGCGCGCGGCGCCACCAGGTGGCAGACAGTGAATAATGCAGATCACCACATCAGATCACCACAGAAGTCATGTTGCACGGAGCTCAATGTCACAAAACAAGTAGCTAAATCCATATAAAAAGTAAGTTGCCTTTATTAGAAGCTGGAAAACAAAGACATCGACATTGTTGTTGGTAATacgggttttctttttttgtaagaCGACAATATTGCCAAGACGGTGTCGTCATTGCGTCGCACTTTTCTTCCCACAACATGCAAAAGATTCAAGTTGAGCGTTCCCGCTCCGCGCTACTGACAAAAGCTTCTCCTCTCGGTCTTGTGTAACAATCACAACTTGGCTTACATTAACATTGCCAGAACAGCGGaaggtagaaaaacaaaacacatcacaAACAGTAGAACAGAAGAATCCTTTGagtggatgaagaggagaaattCGCAGCCTTGTGCCTCCTGTGGGATGATGGAGCGGAACCTCTTTCAAGCCCTCAGCGCCGCCACCTACAGGCCGGTATCTGGTCCTACTCCAACAGAGCTCCCTGAGCTTTACACGATTTCCAATTGATTTCCAATCATAATAAATTGACATCAACGATTTGGTGGCAGTTCAGGACCTGGACGTAGAAAAACCCACTAAGCTGCTGACGACCGTTGTAGGAGAATTGAATGTGCTTCTGCATTAAGGACTCGGTTCAGGATGGATTTGCGGCCACAGGACGAATGGGGAGTTTCTACTGGACGACgcctaaataaatgcatttattaaaGTTCCCGCGGTCACAATAGAAGCTTcgtctcatctttttttttcttctttatttttggacttcaaaaaagtatttatcaaaaacaaaaatagaaaaagggaCATTCTCCACCTGATCGCAGAGTCACTAGTTTTGAGATCTTTTATGGCTTCGGGTGGTCTGTTTATCAGAGTTGCTGACGAGCCACTAACGAATATGAAGGTACATCGAAAAACAAATGCCGGGTCTGTGCTCCGCTGCCTACTAGACCTCTATGTTGTGGGGAggcgagggggcggggggggggggtttaaaggaCCATGGTAAATAAAGGGCAGAACAGATTAGATATGgtcaactttttttctttaaaatcaagatacattttatttcttttcttaaaaaacaaacattacaaaaaaaatctgaatagagaattaaaacaatgaactgacagggaaaaaaaacattcattttttttttctcgagctctcaaaaacaaaacaaagaaaggaaacaaaagaaacatctctTCCTGCATTTCTTCAaaatcataattaaaaaaaagatttagggGTGCCTGGCACAAGGGGTTGAATGCTGAGAAGATGCTGTAACCATGCAGGGAGGTAGGGGGGGTCGTGTGTTTctgaagtgggggggggggggttgcttcaCGTAGCAATGGCGCGGCGTTAAGAAAGCCTGACATACAGCATCAGAAACGCTTCAACACAGGCAGCagatgtgctgagagagaaaataaaattaaagcCAGACCCTCTTTACAAGCATACAAATTCATAATACGagtacataaaaacacacatgccgGCTTGAAACGTGCGATAGTGGCGGCCCGCCAGTCCGCCAGTCCACACAGCACGCCTGCAAAACGGATCCAACGGATGTACGAGGCAGCGGCACGACGACAGCTCAGCACCAAGACGGCCGGGAACGAGCGGGGGACCTCGGAACTCGTTTAAAGTTAAAGGAACGGAAAAgaaatggttttaaaataaCCACCGAGCCAACGCGTTCCAACGGGCTcctggttttaaaaaaagcactGGGTACCAAAAGAGAGGCTTAAAGGCTTAACGCTTCGCTcatcggatacaagggagagcCCTCGGGTAaaacacccccgcccccccggcagGCGCGCCCATCGGCGGCGTACGCGCGGCGCCGCGTCAGCTCacggagaaaacaaacaaacgaggAGGGAAGTGGTTTTGTTCACTCAGGACGGATGCTCACCAGCACTGAGCTGTGGGGGAAGAACGCAGAATGAGAATAACAACGCCGGGGTACCGGGGGCAAaaaggggagaggggtggggtggggttggggggggcacaCCAAGTCCAAACCATTGAGCCAGGCCAccaggagaggaaaacaaaacgagAGATATTCTAAACGCAGAGCAACGGAAGAAAGCAAAAAGGTTTGAGAAGAGACGTGGAGGATGGGCGTCAGCGGGGTCCGTCCTCTAGTCTTCTCCAGAGGGCGCCTCCTCTTCTgagccgtcctcctcctcttcgtcctcctcctcctcgtctcccccgCCGGCCTCCTTCGTCGTCTTGGGGGCGGGGGAGGTCTCCTTCTTCTctgccgcctcctcttcctcctcctctaggGGACTCTCGgggtcctcctcttcctcttctttgggTGAGCTCTTCTCCGGGGCCTTGGCGCTAGAGCGCCCCTTGCCCTTCCCCTTCATTGGGCTGGGGGTCactggaaggagggagggggcggggagaGACATTAACTTTCTGCGTTAGGGTCACATAAAGACATGTCCTCACACCCTCACTGATGTTGTCACATGGACCTGGCTGGTTGCATGAGGTCGTGATTCAGAACCGCTAAGCTAATGAATTATTGACATAACATGGATTCTGTCCCCAGGAGACCTCTCACCTGTGGCCTTTAGTCGGGGCTTGGggcttttcttctccttcttgtccGGTCGCCCCCGTCGGATCACCTTCTTGCCCCTCTTCTTGGAGCGGCCGTAGTCgctgtcgtcgtcgtcctccaccGTGAAGTCCTCGTCGCTGCCGGACTCGTCAGCTGGAAACGAGAGGCCACACGAGGACGTTTTCGTCACAGGTCACCGGCTGACTAAGCCAAGCTAACGAAATTGCTAGTAAATGTAACACGGAACCACTTTTGATTACACACCTGCAGACTCATTGATACAAACATACATAGATTATTCAATGTAGAATAATCGAGCACACAAACCAGGCAGGATGCAGTTTGATTGACACTTAAACCACATTGTGGGATGAACCCTCAGGCCTTTATAACCACGGCCCTGATAGTTTAGATAGATAGAAAGTCTAAACTGATCTGATTAAGATCATTGGCACTAATCAGGGTTGGGTAACGTCGGCCTGCTGTAGACAGCACGGATCGGCCAGGACCATAAAAATACAATGAATGATTTCCTTTACTATCGAGTCAAATGATAACATTTCAAAGTATTTGCTTGATTTGATCCGATCCGTCGAACATGGAATGGACGAAGCGTGCAATGCGACCGCGTGTGTGGGCGGCTGTACGTACGGTCGTTGTAGGGCTCCTCTTGGTCTTCGTGCTCCTCGTCCTCGCTGCCGCCGTCGCCCAGCAGGATCTCCCTCTGTTTGGACACGGCTTTGGAGGCCGCCTGGCGCACGGTGCGCTTTCGACTCACTTCCTTCTCGTCGTCGCTGTCATCTGCGCAAACGGCACGCGGCGGGTTACAGGCGGCATTCAGCAGAGCAGTTAGCGACCGTGCTAATGTCAATAAGCCCCAACCCACATTCACTAGAGCAATGTTCAGCATTTCCCCGCTGATCAGAGAATATTTGAACAAATGTAGTGACTGCGATGCCTTTAAATGGGAAATTCTAATTTTGTATATtcctaaaaacacaaatgttttttattttttattctggaCACGTTCTCTGTGCCAGCCTGTTCAGTTCAGAGAAAACGCTCCCAAAAAACAGATTCATTCATCTGATGGCTGATGAGGGGGCATTAAGGAAGTTATTGGGGGGGGATTTAGATCAGCCACGAGGAATCAATCTACTTAACCCAGCGGGGGAGGAAGGCCACACACGTCTGTGTAATAAGGTTCTTTTCACTAATGGATCGACGACACCTTCGACTCACAGCGATTACTCAAAACACGACGACTCTATGTGCCGTATCCAGCTGGGGGTTGTGGGAGGGATTCACGGCGTCACGGAGGGCACGCGGTCTACAAGCCGTCCAAGACCTTTATGCATGTAGAGACCAATATCCACCACCATCCGCCTGTCTGGCCCTTTAacacagtggtccccaacctttttttacctcacggaccggtttcatgtcagacaatgtTTCGCGggccggtcgagaaggtccgacgggggagtagtagtcgcgcgctctgtgttcgctggtcgtgcacggtaaaaggacatggcctggtgacgcgtgtcagagggacgagcgcacattattaggagaaaatccggtaaattttcaaaataaaacatttttcagaaaaaaataaaatatataagctttctgtggtgctgCCCGGCGGTTGGGGACCGCTGCTTTAACAGACCGGAGACGTCACCCGTAGACACGTCAGTTAAAAAACAGACACCTCCAACTCGGGTTTGTTCGGTGTGGTTTATTCTGGACACGTAACTGAACAGAGCTGCTCAATCCGAGTGACCCCCCCGAACCCCGAACTCATGGGAGGCGGTTGAGTGAGTCTGTGAGCACTTTAAATGGTGTAAACATGGACAGGACAGCGCttcgtaaaaaaataaatatttcagattgaggacatttatttcatactttttaCGATCGTTTTTCAGGCTCTGTCAAAATAGCTTGAATAACCAAATAAAGATTTGGATAAATAAATTAGTAAATAAGCTTaatctgttgtgtttttccaccCATCTTTATccctaatattttaaatgtgtacattttaatacgAACGTCCTTTGTTTTTACGTCACCATGCTTTCCTTGCTTATCctgtcacattgcaatgacttgtgggtaattggGGAAAAAGCATCGGATGTTGAAACCTGTTGGAATTGTTTTCAGCTTCATGTCCAATGTTGGATTGCTTTACGGGTAAAATCTCTTCATAACGCTATACTAGTATTGCAACTTGCCATTGTTCCCCTTAATGCAGGTAAACAGATATTTAGATATAAAatcatattatataattatatttaagTAAGTATTTAATACGTTGAAGAGAGCATCACCTCAGTGTGTCGAGTACAGAACGGAGAATTACCTGCAGGCCGTTTTCTCTTGGGCCCCCTCTTAGCGGGCTTCTCCACCTTggctttctttgcctttttccctttcttttcttcGTAGTCGCTTcccccgtcttcctcctcctcctcttcctcctctccaaaGTCGTTGTCCTCCTCATCGCTGCCAAAGTCGTCTGCAGAGgcgacagggagggagggtcaCCGCTGCTCTAAGTGCCTCAGCCAAACGTTTGTCTACAGATCAGACAATGGACGCGACTTACCTGCCGATTCATTTTTGGGCTTGGTTAGCTTCTCATCAGACTCCTCACTGCAACAAAGATGGAGTGGAGTAAGGAAAACGTCTTAGCAAGCAGAGGACCCGGGGAGATGCTCAACAAAGCACCGATTTCAGTCACACTTCTCGCTTCACTCTTCTCATCTAATAAATAGTCAAAAAGCGACACTTCTGAAGAAGGATGGAGTGAACAGATCTCTTTTCTATGCACACATTTGTTCACATGCTTCTCTGAGTCGTTTACTTGATCTCTATCTGGCAGGTGCACAAAGGCACAGATGCCATAAATCATTGAGCGACTGCAGTTCGCATGCTAATAGCAGGGACGTCCACGGGAGCCGCTGAATGTCCGTTGAGACGTCATAAAGCTCCTCCTTTCACTGACTGCATTTATACTCAAACCCAACGCGGCGTTACTGGAGGATTCTGACCACATTAACGGCCGCCTCCGTCTTATAATAAAGCAAAGTCAAGATTTCAGTTTAACGTCTTTTTGAGTGGAGTTTTTCCAACACGATTAGCCGCCTACAAGTGACCCTGTTGTCATGGCAAAGAAATGGCCatctcaataaaaaaacaattgagaTGAGATTAATTGTTTTACTAAAACTCATTTACTGTGCAACTGGACCGGAGCAGAAGGCACAGCTGGggtttatccccccccccccaaaaaagaagacACCAGTGGGTCCGTGCTCTGGCTTACAGGACACAAGCGCGGGACGGTCACCATTCAGCCGCGTCAGGTAGATTTACTCCCGTAGCCGAACATAAAGCCCATCTGCACTGTGCACCGGCCGCTACATATATTACTGTACCACCTTCTGGTGTACAAGTGCTGACTCAGGCCGACCACCTCAGGTGGGcctcatcaacccccccccccccccccccccgcgtctgCAAACGCTGCCGAGCTGTTGGGGCACAAATCCTGCTCCTGTCTGCATCAATGCGTTGAAGGAAGAACCAGCGTCGCAGCGCGGAGGACGCCGCGCACAGGCGACTTTGACTCACCTGTCCTCCTGCGAGTTCTTTGAGCGCTTGTGCTTGGGCTCACGAGGGGGGGCGCGCACCTTCTTGGGCTTATTCTCGCCGTACTCCTCATCTGTAGAAGGAGGACAAGATTTATTTACCCTCGCAGGAATCAACACACGGAGGTCCAGATCCGGTTTGACTCATTTGTACTTCAATAGGAGGTATTTGTAGTTATACTGTGTTTTCTGGATATAGAGAAAAATAGGTTTGTGGTCATCAACAGTATTGATGTACATGATCGCCATCATTGTGCCATCATTGACGGCTCATGGTAGCGGATAAGGACCAACGCAGGGCTTCCTCTACCATTATATTACAATGGCATCAAAGCCGTACACTGAAGTGATGATGCAAAACGATCACTGGAAAACGCTAATGGCAGGGAAAATAAAAGATCATAAAAGACAGATAAAAGAGTAGGAGTCACCTGCATCATCGGACTCGTTGAATTGTGAGTAGTTCACCACTTTCCTGTTCCTGTGGAGAAGAATGAACATAGAACACATTACGTATGAGAAGGACCAAGTTGCTTCCCTGCTGCTCGCTGGATAAAAGACAAGCAAATACGGACTTGGCGGGAAGGTCCCACCTAGACGCAAGAAGACACGATGCAACAGCAACAAGGCAGCGGCGTATGAATGACCACTGCAGGGCTGCATTGTGTTTATTAGTCACGCCCCTCAATGTGAGGATtgagtgtgtatatatatatatatatatacacacatacatacatacatatatatacatatacacacacacacacacacatttatatttataaataaagcgTTAGGTTGAGCGCGGAGAGTCTGTGCGTCTGAGTGAAGAGCAGCGGCCCTCAACCCGCATGACAATCGCATGTAAATGGGAGAATGTGGAGAACGTTTTCCTCTGCGGGCCGGTGCCACTGGTGTTGTGACTCCCATGCACGGCACTTATACACTGACACGTGCgagaatatatgtgtgtgtgtgtggcgcttgCAGCAGCGGACTGACATACAgccccacaacccccccaaaatGATGGGTTAGTTGCAGCCCTGAAGCGCTCTGAACCAGACACCCGTCAGCCGTCTTCAGTTTCAGAGCACAATCCGACGGCgcgtacgggggggggggcggggcctcgggTGACAGCCGTCAACACCTGGTGAAGCTGCACTGGATTGAGGTTAAAACCACTaaaattgttttgcatttagGTAAATACCTTTAAAAACAACCTACGAGTACAACACACAAACTGGTAAAACACACGAAAGAGTTGTAGCCAATTGATCACAATTTCAATCAAGCTGATCGATTATCACCAACTGTTGGTTAGTCGACTGTTTTGCACCTGAAATTCAGAGTAAGATTCAATAACTCTTCTGTTACTgatcagtcacacacacacgcactacaCTCGCTCACGTTGTGCCAGAGCTGTAACGCACGGGCTGAAGGCCGCcagtgcaaacacacagctgcCGAGCGCACGGCTACGCTAATGAACCAGTGAGCacctgctcgggggggggggggggggggaaagagacgGCTGCACGTGACCACAGAAACGCGCAAAGACAGATGTCCTCTGCCCGTCCGGCGGCTGCAGCGGCGGATTTAACCTTTTCGCTCAACGTTGCAGCGGGGATGATGATTGGTCAACGGCGGGTAGGCTGCTGCATTAGGATATGTAGTCATCTGAAACCAGAACTTCTCTGTTGACCGTCGTCTTTGCACACACCGCCACATTTAAAGAACCGGCGCTGTAGCACTGGGCCCGGCGTGTTCGTTCACTGCTGCACACAGTGAGGAATGAACTACATTCACATGAAAATGGCAAATTTCCGCTTCTATAAAAAGGTTTTGTTAATGTGCATTCAGGGTCAACTTGAGGCTGAGAAATCTGGGAgggttttttattattaatacgACAACAACCTGAAATCATGCCATAGCTGACATATATGTTTTATTAAtaccacacacactttacattgAATCTGTCTGAGCGAGTCTTTCCAGTCAAACCCTAGAAGTAAATTTCAAAGGGAGCACATCCAGCATTCTTTCTACATACATGCAGCATCAAGTCTAATTAAGGCGAATGACCCGGCAGCGAGTTCCTTCTTCTCACGCATGCTGTTGTCTGTCTGAACTACCGTAAAGCACCAAAAGAAT
The Gasterosteus aculeatus chromosome 17, fGasAcu3.hap1.1, whole genome shotgun sequence DNA segment above includes these coding regions:
- the nucks1a gene encoding nuclear ubiquitous casein and cyclin-dependent kinase substrate 1a: MSRPVRNRKVVNYSQFNESDDADEEYGENKPKKVRAPPREPKHKRSKNSQEDSEESDEKLTKPKNESADDFGSDEEDNDFGEEEEEEEEDGGSDYEEKKGKKAKKAKVEKPAKRGPKRKRPADDSDDEKEVSRKRTVRQAASKAVSKQREILLGDGGSEDEEHEDQEEPYNDPDESGSDEDFTVEDDDDSDYGRSKKRGKKVIRRGRPDKKEKKSPKPRLKATVTPSPMKGKGKGRSSAKAPEKSSPKEEEEEDPESPLEEEEEEAAEKKETSPAPKTTKEAGGGDEEEEDEEEEDGSEEEAPSGED